Proteins from a genomic interval of Xanthomonas sp. AM6:
- a CDS encoding LacI family DNA-binding transcriptional regulator produces MTVSIHDVARVAGVSTSTVSRALGQGPVSEDVRARVEAAVRETGYRPNLMARRLRSQHSGIVGLIVADIRNPFFTAAIRAVEDVAYRAGMRVILCNTDEDPQREALYLQLMQEERVSGLIFAPTRTTQSQLPKLNFDYPVVLIDRAGKAGVHDSVVLDNAAAMGALIEHLAERGFQRIGGLFGKTSSTAAERRDGYLAAMQAHGLAPSYREVAPSAEAATAEAQAWLAQPERPEALVASNSLLLMGALKAARGAGLRIPQDLALAGFDNESWTELVEPGITVIEQPVEEMGRTAMSLLLERLNAPALPMRKVVLSGRCIVRGSSLR; encoded by the coding sequence GTGACAGTCAGCATCCATGACGTGGCGCGGGTGGCCGGGGTCTCGACCTCGACGGTGTCGCGGGCGCTGGGCCAGGGCCCGGTCAGCGAGGACGTGCGGGCGCGGGTCGAGGCGGCGGTGCGCGAGACCGGCTACCGGCCCAACCTGATGGCGCGGCGGCTGCGTTCGCAGCATTCGGGGATCGTCGGGCTGATCGTGGCCGACATCCGCAACCCGTTCTTCACCGCGGCGATCCGCGCGGTCGAGGACGTGGCCTACCGCGCCGGCATGCGCGTGATCCTGTGCAACACCGACGAGGATCCGCAGCGCGAGGCGCTGTACCTGCAGCTGATGCAGGAGGAGCGGGTCAGCGGCCTGATCTTCGCGCCGACCCGCACCACCCAGAGCCAGCTGCCCAAATTGAACTTCGACTACCCGGTGGTGCTGATCGACCGCGCCGGCAAGGCCGGGGTGCACGACAGCGTGGTGCTGGACAACGCCGCGGCGATGGGCGCGCTGATCGAGCACCTGGCCGAGCGCGGTTTCCAGCGCATCGGCGGGCTGTTCGGCAAGACCAGCAGCACCGCCGCCGAGCGCCGCGACGGCTACCTGGCGGCGATGCAGGCGCACGGCCTGGCGCCGAGCTACCGCGAGGTGGCGCCGAGCGCGGAGGCGGCGACCGCCGAGGCGCAGGCCTGGCTGGCGCAGCCCGAGCGCCCCGAGGCGCTGGTGGCCAGCAACAGCCTGCTGCTGATGGGCGCGCTGAAGGCCGCGCGCGGCGCCGGCCTGCGCATCCCGCAGGACCTGGCGCTGGCCGGCTTCGACAACGAGAGCTGGACCGAGCTGGTCGAGCCGGGCATCACCGTGATCGAGCAGCCGGTGGAGGAGATGGGGCGCACCGCCATGTCGCTGCTGCTCGAGCGGCTGAATGCGCCGGCCTTGCCGATGCGCA